A genomic window from Halorubrum lacusprofundi ATCC 49239 includes:
- a CDS encoding helix-hairpin-helix domain-containing protein, producing MSDRYAFDADTTRYAETFQLEEIPQIDVGKFETVERAAVERVITDQQESIVRLQTDVLDVRSERNALERQLSKVEAQREELRERVGELEAQRPALEPKQVFANLGAALQEADDDLASERYRVDDVDFTLKTNVIQTDEGIRMHLPSLDESSVSANLSEVSFRLRAPRGETEDAGPTYTDVPDLRGQPHEVAARRLAAANLAVGTVERATDPETAPGTVIEQFPEPYAVTEPGSPVDLVLSEAPESEPDTPNEPDTPNEPTAEPVPESDADAGSESDDTGQSEDPEADDTSQSKKPEADDERARMEAFRRAIVDVDPENGAAVVERLRRAGVTDLDSLIKLDPEKIAAELSLPVEQIVALQKRLGGHGESIALEAVSGIGPTYASRLREKGVRNVSQLAALDPDTVAKITQASTNRAERWIEQATQMAAGR from the coding sequence ATGAGCGATCGGTACGCCTTCGATGCCGACACGACTCGCTACGCCGAGACGTTTCAGCTAGAGGAGATCCCCCAGATCGACGTTGGCAAGTTCGAGACGGTCGAGCGGGCGGCGGTCGAACGGGTGATCACCGATCAACAGGAGTCGATCGTTCGCCTGCAGACAGACGTGCTGGACGTTCGAAGCGAGCGGAACGCCCTCGAACGCCAGCTCTCGAAGGTGGAAGCGCAGCGCGAGGAGCTTCGAGAGCGTGTCGGAGAGCTGGAAGCACAGCGGCCGGCGTTGGAGCCGAAGCAGGTCTTCGCGAACCTCGGTGCGGCGCTCCAAGAGGCCGACGACGATCTGGCGAGCGAGCGCTACCGCGTCGACGACGTCGACTTCACGCTCAAGACGAACGTGATTCAGACCGACGAGGGGATTCGGATGCATCTGCCGTCGCTGGACGAGTCGTCGGTGTCCGCGAACCTCAGCGAGGTCTCGTTCCGGCTACGCGCACCGCGCGGTGAGACGGAGGACGCCGGGCCGACGTACACTGACGTACCGGATCTTCGGGGCCAGCCGCACGAGGTCGCGGCGCGCCGGCTCGCCGCGGCCAACCTCGCTGTCGGAACGGTCGAGCGCGCTACCGACCCGGAGACTGCACCGGGGACCGTCATCGAGCAGTTCCCCGAGCCCTACGCCGTCACCGAGCCCGGATCGCCGGTCGATCTTGTGCTTTCCGAGGCGCCGGAAAGCGAGCCGGACACACCGAACGAGCCGGACACGCCGAACGAGCCGACCGCGGAACCGGTTCCAGAATCTGACGCCGACGCGGGAAGCGAGAGTGACGACACCGGACAGTCAGAGGATCCCGAAGCCGACGACACCAGCCAGTCGAAGAAGCCCGAGGCCGACGACGAGCGAGCCCGCATGGAAGCGTTCAGGCGGGCAATCGTCGACGTCGACCCCGAGAACGGCGCGGCGGTCGTCGAACGGCTCCGCCGCGCCGGCGTCACCGATCTCGACTCTCTGATTAAATTGGATCCCGAGAAGATCGCCGCTGAACTGTCGCTTCCGGTCGAACAGATCGTCGCACTCCAGAAACGGCTCGGCGGCCACGGCGAGTCGATTGCGCTCGAAGCGGTGTCCGGAATCGGCCCGACGTACGCGAGCCGACTCCGTGAAAAGGGCGTTCGCAACGTCTCACAACTGGCGGCGCTCGATCCGGACACCGTCGCCAAGATAACGCAAGCGTCGACGAACAGGGCCGAAAGGTGGATCGAACAGGCGACGCAGATGGCGGCGGGCCGATGA
- a CDS encoding 3-hydroxyacyl-CoA dehydrogenase/enoyl-CoA hydratase family protein, with translation MQLEDVQRVTVLGAGNMGHGIAEVAALAGYDVALRDIEEEFVQGGYDQIEWSLGKLAEKDRIGEDEADAALDRVEAFVDLEDSLADADVVVEVVPEKMAIKKDVYDEVVEYAPEEAVFVTNTSSLSITELSEVTDRPERFCGMHFFNPPVRMDLVEVISGKHTSEDTLELIEGLAESMGKTPVRVRKDSPGFIVNRILVPLMNEAAWIVESGDATIETVDSTTKFDMGLPMGSFELADQVGIDVGYHVLEYMHEVLGEAYRPCPLLVEKVEAEELGKKTGSGFYDYENGGAEIPTDAIDADVRKRLLAVMANEVAGLAGNDVADAPAIDRAVMLGAGFPDGPAKLADSEGLAELVDVLDDLHEETGEKRYEATDFLREAAEAGSFHGDESADTDGETDGDALAAYDTLNVAVEDRIGHVEIDRPHRMNTISGELLDELSDAIDRLDADDDVRAILLSGAGDRAFSAGADVQSMAAGGADPITAVELSRQGQQTFGKLEESDKPVVAAIDGYCLGGGMELATATDLRVASERSELGQPEHNLGLLPGWGGTQRLARIVGEGRAKEIIFTADRYEAETLADYGFINEVVPDDELDERARELVESLAAGPPIAQKYTKRAMHAGRTDGEAGLEVEAMGFGHVMNTDDLMEGVTAFMGDGEPEFEGK, from the coding sequence ATGCAGCTCGAAGACGTCCAGCGTGTAACGGTTCTCGGCGCCGGAAACATGGGCCACGGCATCGCGGAGGTGGCCGCGCTCGCCGGCTACGACGTGGCGCTGCGGGACATCGAAGAGGAGTTCGTACAGGGTGGCTACGACCAGATCGAGTGGTCGCTCGGCAAGCTCGCCGAGAAAGACCGGATTGGCGAAGATGAGGCAGACGCCGCGCTCGACCGCGTGGAGGCCTTCGTCGACCTCGAAGACTCGCTCGCCGACGCCGACGTGGTGGTCGAAGTCGTCCCTGAGAAGATGGCGATCAAAAAGGACGTGTACGACGAAGTCGTCGAGTACGCGCCCGAGGAGGCCGTCTTCGTCACCAACACCTCCAGCCTCTCGATCACTGAACTCTCCGAGGTCACTGACCGGCCCGAGCGCTTCTGCGGCATGCACTTTTTCAACCCGCCGGTGCGGATGGACTTGGTCGAGGTCATCTCCGGGAAACACACCTCCGAAGACACCCTCGAACTGATCGAGGGGCTTGCGGAGTCGATGGGAAAAACTCCGGTCCGCGTCCGGAAGGACAGCCCCGGGTTCATCGTCAACCGCATCCTCGTCCCCCTGATGAACGAGGCCGCGTGGATCGTCGAGTCCGGCGACGCGACGATCGAGACGGTCGACTCCACGACGAAGTTCGACATGGGGCTCCCGATGGGCTCGTTCGAGCTCGCGGACCAGGTCGGTATCGACGTGGGGTACCACGTCCTCGAATATATGCACGAGGTGCTCGGCGAGGCGTACCGACCCTGCCCACTGCTCGTCGAGAAGGTCGAAGCCGAAGAGCTGGGGAAGAAGACCGGCTCGGGGTTCTACGACTACGAGAACGGCGGCGCGGAGATCCCCACGGACGCGATCGACGCCGATGTCCGCAAACGCCTGCTCGCGGTGATGGCCAACGAGGTCGCCGGACTCGCCGGCAACGACGTGGCCGACGCGCCCGCGATCGATCGTGCCGTGATGCTCGGCGCCGGATTCCCGGACGGTCCCGCAAAGCTCGCCGATAGCGAGGGGCTCGCCGAACTCGTCGACGTCCTCGACGACCTTCACGAGGAGACGGGCGAGAAGCGCTACGAGGCGACCGACTTCCTCCGCGAGGCCGCCGAGGCGGGGAGCTTCCACGGTGACGAGAGCGCCGACACCGACGGAGAGACCGACGGCGACGCACTCGCCGCTTACGACACCCTCAACGTCGCCGTCGAGGACCGCATCGGCCACGTCGAGATCGACCGCCCGCATCGGATGAACACGATCAGCGGCGAGCTACTCGACGAGCTTTCCGACGCCATCGACCGCCTCGACGCCGACGACGATGTGCGGGCGATCCTGCTCTCCGGAGCCGGCGACCGCGCGTTCTCCGCGGGCGCCGACGTGCAGAGCATGGCGGCCGGCGGCGCAGACCCGATCACCGCGGTCGAACTCTCGCGGCAGGGCCAGCAGACGTTCGGCAAGCTCGAAGAGTCGGACAAGCCGGTCGTCGCCGCCATCGACGGTTACTGTCTCGGCGGCGGGATGGAGCTCGCGACCGCGACGGATCTCCGGGTCGCCTCCGAGCGCTCGGAGCTCGGCCAGCCGGAGCACAACCTCGGGCTGCTCCCGGGGTGGGGCGGCACCCAGCGGCTCGCCCGCATCGTCGGCGAGGGGCGCGCGAAGGAGATCATCTTCACCGCCGACCGCTACGAGGCGGAGACGCTGGCGGACTACGGCTTCATCAACGAAGTCGTCCCCGACGACGAGCTCGACGAGCGCGCGCGAGAGCTGGTCGAGTCGCTCGCCGCCGGCCCGCCGATCGCACAGAAGTACACGAAACGCGCGATGCACGCCGGTCGCACCGACGGCGAGGCCGGCCTCGAAGTGGAGGCGATGGGCTTCGGCCACGTGATGAACACCGACGACCTCATGGAGGGCGTCACGGCGTTCATGGGCGACGGCGAGCCCGAGTTCGAAGGGAAGTAA
- a CDS encoding class I SAM-dependent methyltransferase produces MVDKDAVRRGYDELAEAYAADRNEDGHGREVLSRFLDGVSESARVLDAGCGQGTPVLRDLDSAATAVGTDISRSQLELAAENVPDVALAQGDMVGLPFRNGSFDAVTAYHSLIHVPREQHQEAVDEFARVLADGGRLLCSEGPDEWSGTNPDWLDTGVEMQWHIAGVEATRDHLRNAGFTVEREWRTDDSLAEGDDANWTFFAARLEE; encoded by the coding sequence ATGGTCGACAAGGACGCCGTGCGCCGCGGCTACGACGAACTCGCGGAGGCGTACGCCGCGGACCGGAACGAAGACGGTCACGGGCGAGAAGTCCTCTCTCGGTTTCTCGACGGGGTTTCCGAATCGGCGCGCGTCCTCGACGCCGGTTGCGGACAGGGGACGCCGGTGCTTCGAGATCTGGACTCGGCGGCGACCGCCGTCGGGACCGACATCTCGCGTTCGCAACTGGAGCTGGCCGCCGAGAACGTCCCCGACGTGGCGCTCGCGCAAGGAGACATGGTGGGGCTCCCCTTCCGCAACGGGTCCTTCGACGCGGTGACCGCGTACCACTCGCTGATCCACGTCCCGCGCGAGCAACATCAAGAAGCCGTCGACGAGTTTGCTCGCGTCCTCGCTGACGGCGGGCGGCTGCTCTGCTCGGAGGGGCCGGACGAGTGGAGCGGGACGAACCCGGACTGGCTCGACACGGGCGTCGAGATGCAGTGGCACATCGCGGGCGTCGAGGCGACCCGAGACCATCTCCGAAACGCCGGATTTACCGTCGAACGAGAATGGAGGACCGACGACTCGCTCGCCGAGGGCGACGACGCGAACTGGACGTTCTTCGCGGCGCGGTTGGAGGAGTAA
- a CDS encoding NAD(P)/FAD-dependent oxidoreductase, translated as MVNVAIVGGGPAGLSAGLFTGKNGLDTVLFDTDGTWMHKAHLFNYPGIGSVGGSEFLATARQQADDFGVDRYQGEEVTAVEAAGDGFVVTTEADEYEADYVVLATGASRDLAESLGCEFDGDLVDVGVSMETSVEGAYATGAMVRAEEWQAVISAGDGAAAALHILSNEKGEHYHDFDVPDTATSVFGGLIDDE; from the coding sequence ATGGTGAACGTAGCAATCGTCGGCGGCGGACCGGCCGGGCTCAGCGCGGGACTGTTCACGGGCAAAAATGGGCTCGACACGGTCTTGTTCGACACGGACGGGACGTGGATGCACAAGGCACACCTGTTCAACTACCCCGGAATCGGCTCGGTCGGCGGCAGTGAGTTCCTCGCGACCGCTCGTCAGCAGGCTGACGACTTCGGGGTCGACCGCTATCAGGGCGAGGAGGTCACCGCGGTCGAGGCGGCCGGCGACGGCTTCGTCGTGACCACCGAGGCGGACGAGTACGAGGCCGATTACGTCGTGCTGGCGACAGGCGCGAGCCGCGACCTCGCCGAGTCGCTCGGCTGTGAGTTCGACGGCGACCTCGTCGACGTCGGCGTCTCGATGGAAACGAGCGTCGAGGGCGCGTACGCGACGGGCGCGATGGTCCGCGCCGAGGAGTGGCAGGCGGTCATCTCGGCCGGCGACGGCGCCGCCGCGGCCCTCCACATCCTCTCGAACGAGAAGGGCGAGCACTACCACGACTTCGACGTGCCCGACACCGCGACCTCGGTGTTCGGCGGCCTGATCGACGACGAGTAA
- the asd gene encoding aspartate-semialdehyde dehydrogenase, translated as MSVRVGILGATGAVGQRFIQLLDDHPTFDLAAVTASADSAGKTYREAAKWRVDTPIPDDVAEMEVTETTPAGIADADVDLLFSSLPSGVASEVEPAFLEEGYVVSSNSSNDRMAADVPLTIPEINPGHLDLIEVQRDERGWDGALVKNPNCSTITMVPTLAAIDEFGLESVRVSTLQAVSGAGYSGVTSMEIIDNAIPHIGGEEEKMETESRKLLGEFDGAEVHLHGADVAASCNRIPTLDGHLENVFAEFAEDPSPADLREAMRSFEGAAALPSSPDQLIKVFGEDEPERPQPRLDRTYAGGMGIVAGGVQATNAGMKYNCLAHNTIRGAAGASLLNGELLVEEGYV; from the coding sequence ATGTCAGTACGAGTCGGCATCCTTGGCGCCACCGGCGCCGTGGGACAGCGGTTCATCCAGTTGCTCGACGACCACCCGACCTTTGACCTCGCCGCGGTCACCGCCAGCGCGGACAGCGCGGGCAAGACCTACCGCGAGGCCGCCAAGTGGCGCGTGGACACACCCATCCCGGACGACGTCGCCGAGATGGAGGTCACGGAGACGACGCCCGCGGGAATCGCGGACGCCGACGTGGACCTCCTCTTCTCGTCGCTCCCCTCGGGTGTCGCGAGCGAGGTCGAGCCCGCGTTCTTGGAGGAGGGATACGTCGTCTCCTCGAACTCATCGAACGATCGCATGGCGGCCGACGTGCCGCTGACGATCCCCGAGATCAACCCCGGTCACCTCGACCTGATCGAGGTCCAGCGCGACGAGCGCGGCTGGGACGGCGCCCTCGTGAAGAACCCGAACTGCTCGACGATCACGATGGTCCCCACCCTCGCAGCGATCGACGAGTTCGGCTTGGAGAGCGTCCGGGTCTCGACCCTGCAGGCGGTCTCCGGCGCCGGCTACTCCGGCGTTACCTCGATGGAGATCATCGACAACGCCATCCCGCACATCGGCGGCGAGGAGGAGAAGATGGAGACGGAGTCGCGCAAGCTTCTCGGCGAATTCGACGGCGCGGAGGTCCACCTCCACGGCGCCGACGTGGCCGCCTCCTGTAACCGGATCCCGACGCTCGACGGTCATCTTGAGAACGTCTTCGCCGAGTTCGCCGAGGACCCGTCGCCCGCTGACCTCCGCGAGGCAATGCGCTCGTTCGAGGGCGCCGCCGCGCTCCCCAGCTCGCCCGACCAGCTCATCAAGGTGTTCGGCGAGGACGAGCCGGAGCGCCCCCAGCCCCGCCTCGACCGCACGTACGCGGGCGGGATGGGCATCGTCGCCGGCGGCGTGCAGGCGACGAACGCCGGCATGAAGTACAACTGCCTCGCGCACAACACGATCCGCGGCGCGGCGGGCGCCTCGCTGCTCAACGGCGAGCTGCTCGTCGAGGAAGGGTACGTCTAA
- a CDS encoding DNA-3-methyladenine glycosylase family protein, with amino-acid sequence MNERVAATLREDSTMARLIDRHGRLTIEPAADEFARLCTSIVNQQLSTASAAAIHERFVDVLGGAPTPDDVLAADEVALREAGLSGTKVEYLREAAAAFRDGDRDLTREGFGDASDEAVVAALTEIRGVGEWTARMYLIFALGREDVLPLGDLAVRKGIEQVYNDGAELTRAEMRNIGDAWRPYRSYGTRYVWAEYES; translated from the coding sequence ATGAACGAGCGAGTCGCGGCGACCCTGCGCGAGGACTCGACCATGGCGCGGCTAATCGACCGGCACGGCCGGCTTACGATCGAGCCCGCTGCCGACGAGTTCGCGCGCCTCTGTACCTCCATCGTGAACCAGCAGCTCTCGACCGCCTCCGCCGCGGCCATCCACGAGCGGTTCGTGGACGTGCTCGGCGGCGCTCCGACACCCGACGACGTGCTCGCCGCCGACGAGGTGGCTCTGCGCGAGGCCGGCCTCAGCGGCACCAAAGTCGAGTACCTGCGCGAGGCCGCTGCGGCGTTCCGCGACGGCGACCGCGACCTCACGCGCGAGGGGTTCGGGGACGCGAGCGACGAGGCGGTCGTGGCCGCGCTCACCGAGATACGCGGCGTCGGCGAGTGGACCGCCCGGATGTACCTCATCTTCGCGCTGGGCCGCGAGGACGTGCTCCCGCTTGGCGACCTCGCGGTGCGGAAGGGGATCGAGCAGGTGTACAACGACGGCGCGGAGCTGACCCGCGCGGAGATGCGCAATATCGGGGACGCGTGGCGACCCTACCGGAGCTACGGGACGCGGTACGTCTGGGCCGAGTACGAGTCGTGA
- a CDS encoding Na+/H+ antiporter NhaC family protein → MTNFGVLSIAPPLLAIALAIVTRKAILSLFLGIWSGAVIYTGGLGIVQTFDWIVAAIVADDGFQATILVFTLLLGSGVAMVWNLGGTYAIRDWAIERLDTQRKAGLAAWVLGVILFFDDYANTAIVGSAMKDVSDQLRISREKLSYIVDSTAAPVATLGISSWVAFQLSLIEEGYSEAGVAEANRPSTFEVFLSSIPFNMYAILAIAMVAIVVLWGRDYGEMLTAEHRSWTTGKVTRDEAAPMQDVAGELGEPPASTPRLINFFAPVAVLIAVTVATAFWSGGFAPTGFLSDLLATEFGNAGDRLWSAVIGADFATALMIGAFGMVLSGFVLGKVYRIFGFGEATEYTVDGFGIMLTAVSILVLAWGIGEVISALGTGQYVAEATVGTVPAAVLPALVMVVAGFIAFSTGTSWGTMGIMTPIAVPIAWEITGGGAEGHTLVAVMVGVIFSGAIFGDHSSPISDTTVLSATFTGADLIDHVRTQIYYAATVGLVSVALLLVWGFVGISPFVLLPIGVLTLVALVYLLSEFDARRRGIDPVSVSEPQVDDGDGVIVGGVEQDD, encoded by the coding sequence ATGACCAACTTCGGAGTACTGTCCATCGCTCCGCCGCTGCTCGCTATCGCGCTGGCGATCGTCACCCGCAAGGCGATCCTCTCGCTGTTCCTCGGCATCTGGTCGGGGGCGGTGATCTACACGGGCGGGCTCGGAATCGTCCAGACGTTCGACTGGATCGTCGCGGCGATCGTCGCTGACGATGGGTTTCAGGCGACAATTCTCGTGTTCACGCTGCTGCTCGGCTCCGGCGTGGCGATGGTGTGGAACCTCGGCGGAACCTACGCCATCCGCGACTGGGCGATCGAACGCCTCGACACGCAGCGCAAGGCGGGACTGGCGGCATGGGTTCTCGGGGTGATCCTCTTTTTCGACGACTACGCCAACACCGCTATCGTCGGCTCGGCGATGAAGGACGTCTCCGACCAGCTCCGGATCTCCCGCGAGAAGCTCTCGTACATCGTTGACTCCACCGCCGCGCCCGTCGCCACGCTGGGTATCTCCTCGTGGGTCGCGTTCCAGCTGTCGCTGATCGAGGAGGGGTACTCGGAGGCAGGCGTCGCCGAGGCGAACAGGCCCAGCACCTTCGAGGTGTTCCTGTCTTCGATCCCGTTCAACATGTACGCGATCCTCGCGATCGCGATGGTCGCCATCGTGGTGCTGTGGGGTCGCGACTACGGGGAGATGCTGACGGCCGAACACCGGTCGTGGACGACCGGGAAGGTCACCCGTGACGAGGCGGCGCCGATGCAGGACGTAGCCGGCGAACTGGGCGAGCCGCCGGCGTCGACGCCGCGGCTGATCAACTTCTTCGCGCCGGTCGCCGTCCTGATCGCCGTCACGGTCGCGACCGCGTTCTGGTCGGGCGGCTTCGCGCCGACGGGCTTTCTGTCCGATCTCCTCGCGACCGAGTTCGGGAACGCGGGCGACCGCCTGTGGAGCGCGGTCATCGGGGCCGACTTCGCGACCGCGCTGATGATCGGTGCGTTCGGCATGGTGCTGTCCGGGTTCGTACTCGGGAAGGTCTACCGGATCTTCGGGTTCGGCGAGGCGACGGAGTACACGGTCGACGGGTTCGGGATCATGCTCACCGCGGTGTCAATCCTCGTGCTCGCGTGGGGGATCGGCGAGGTCATCTCCGCGCTGGGGACGGGCCAGTACGTTGCCGAGGCGACGGTCGGGACGGTCCCCGCAGCCGTCCTCCCAGCGCTCGTGATGGTCGTCGCCGGCTTCATCGCCTTCTCGACGGGGACCTCTTGGGGAACGATGGGAATCATGACGCCCATCGCGGTCCCCATCGCCTGGGAGATCACCGGGGGCGGCGCGGAGGGCCACACCCTCGTCGCGGTCATGGTCGGCGTTATCTTCTCGGGGGCGATCTTCGGGGACCACAGCTCTCCCATCTCCGACACGACGGTGCTGTCTGCGACGTTCACCGGCGCGGACCTCATCGACCACGTCCGCACCCAGATCTACTACGCAGCCACCGTCGGGCTGGTCTCGGTGGCGCTGCTGCTCGTGTGGGGATTCGTCGGAATTTCGCCGTTCGTGTTGCTCCCGATCGGCGTCCTGACGCTCGTCGCGCTCGTGTATCTCCTCTCCGAGTTCGACGCCCGCCGCCGCGGGATCGATCCCGTGTCGGTCTCGGAGCCGCAGGTAGACGACGGCGACGGCGTGATCGTGGGCGGGGTCGAGCAGGACGATTGA
- a CDS encoding HNH endonuclease, with product MGDRYPSDWNSRRKKVYKRDSYRCQKCGSLGGKRGNTELHAHHKKPISKGGSHRYRNLKTVCKSCHQNIHGHGVGGKSPSTSGSSNGYDDDAEALIGVVLAACTIFLVFTFVAAGQVLPAGQTVTEEYSVDYVAMNENPDNGDVSYDYNPGLPLNIEYELADSVISQRDDMHLRVKITNPSENDLRGDLTVNARTNYVLHGELSEIHFDLAPGESKVAEISILGGRFIADSGLDPRTVTFDAEAQIFNSQYDEMATHRQTEEMMLEVRKPFFSRLGVYWLILLLLAGLYGSYKIWRKRSKTSSTN from the coding sequence ATGGGAGATCGGTACCCCTCAGATTGGAATTCTCGCCGGAAAAAGGTATATAAACGCGACAGTTATCGATGCCAAAAGTGTGGTTCGCTGGGTGGCAAACGTGGTAACACAGAGCTTCATGCTCATCATAAGAAACCAATTTCAAAAGGGGGATCTCATAGATACCGTAATCTGAAGACAGTCTGTAAGTCCTGTCATCAAAATATACACGGTCATGGAGTAGGCGGGAAAAGTCCTTCTACATCTGGGAGTTCAAATGGATATGATGATGATGCTGAGGCGCTCATAGGTGTCGTTTTGGCAGCTTGTACCATTTTTTTGGTTTTCACCTTCGTAGCTGCCGGACAAGTTCTTCCCGCAGGTCAAACAGTCACTGAGGAATATTCTGTTGATTATGTGGCAATGAATGAAAATCCGGATAATGGCGACGTAAGTTACGATTACAACCCGGGTTTGCCGCTTAACATTGAATATGAATTGGCTGACAGTGTCATTTCACAGAGGGACGATATGCATCTGAGGGTGAAAATAACCAACCCGAGCGAGAACGATCTCAGAGGGGATCTAACAGTTAACGCAAGGACGAATTACGTTCTTCATGGAGAGTTGTCAGAAATTCATTTTGATCTTGCACCGGGAGAGTCCAAAGTGGCGGAGATATCGATACTTGGTGGGAGATTCATTGCAGATTCAGGATTGGATCCACGAACTGTTACGTTTGATGCTGAAGCTCAAATTTTCAATTCTCAATATGACGAGATGGCCACACATCGTCAAACTGAAGAGATGATGTTGGAAGTACGCAAACCATTCTTCAGCAGACTCGGTGTTTACTGGCTCATCCTCCTACTTCTTGCCGGGTTGTATGGTAGTTATAAAATATGGAGAAAGAGATCAAAAACCTCTAGCACGAACTAA
- a CDS encoding sugar phosphate isomerase/epimerase family protein, whose protein sequence is MSHDNRTTDGDRLANETLSTGRRNVLRGIGALGLGAAGMGSVQARPDQANSGSAAESVPTSAQFYSFTQSGLSTAELIYEMEAAGYDYFEPFTISDDSDVDAITDAIDETGVGMSSAHQGLDETLDDPEAVAERYLQYGEPALIEPYIGPDTWSTESSVLDLAHDVNTAADHMADHGLEFGYHNHNHEFQQLDDADETGYDVFAEAVEDHVHLQLDVGWVETGGANPTEYISRYKDKISSIHMKNMEDGGFVEIDEGDVNMKAVANVARAAADVDYLIYEYDRAPQPIESMNIGGEFLGRWNGPRRGRN, encoded by the coding sequence ATGTCACATGATAATCGAACGACAGACGGAGATCGTCTCGCAAATGAAACACTCTCGACTGGGCGCCGGAACGTGCTCCGGGGGATCGGTGCGCTCGGACTCGGTGCCGCCGGGATGGGGAGCGTACAGGCCCGTCCGGATCAGGCCAATTCCGGATCCGCGGCGGAGTCGGTTCCGACATCCGCTCAGTTCTATTCCTTTACCCAGTCGGGCCTCTCGACGGCGGAGCTGATCTACGAGATGGAGGCAGCGGGCTACGACTACTTCGAACCGTTCACGATCAGCGACGACTCGGATGTCGACGCGATCACCGACGCGATCGACGAGACTGGCGTGGGGATGAGTAGTGCCCACCAGGGACTCGACGAGACGCTCGACGATCCTGAGGCCGTCGCCGAACGATACCTCCAGTACGGCGAACCCGCCCTCATCGAGCCGTACATCGGCCCCGACACGTGGAGCACCGAGTCGAGCGTCCTCGACCTAGCCCACGATGTCAACACGGCCGCGGACCACATGGCCGATCACGGACTCGAGTTCGGTTATCACAACCACAATCACGAGTTCCAGCAGCTCGACGACGCCGACGAGACCGGCTACGACGTCTTCGCGGAGGCGGTCGAAGACCACGTGCACCTGCAGCTCGACGTCGGCTGGGTCGAGACCGGCGGCGCGAACCCCACCGAGTACATCAGCCGGTACAAAGACAAGATCAGTTCCATCCACATGAAGAACATGGAGGACGGTGGCTTCGTCGAGATCGACGAGGGCGACGTCAACATGAAAGCCGTTGCCAACGTCGCGCGGGCGGCCGCCGACGTCGATTACCTGATCTACGAGTACGACCGAGCGCCCCAGCCGATCGAGTCGATGAACATCGGCGGCGAGTTCCTCGGTCGGTGGAACGGCCCGCGCCGCGGCCGTAACTGA